CAGCCACAGAGCTGTCACGCTCCACAGAGACGCCTAAGGACACAAGTTAGGGACAGAGACAACAGTCACATGTGCAAAATGAAAACCTTATAAGGAATTCAGTGTGCAGATGTGCAGATCACCGACGCCAGAGTGGACATGTAGCCAATTAGCAAGGGTTAAACAATATTATCTGTTGAGCATTATGATAAAATCTGACTGATTATGACAGCTAATCTCGTTAGTTGCATCAGTAGTCTGGGTAATGCAAGGTCAGCTAACTTAAAACATTAACTATTTCATTCTGAGCAGTCCTACCTGTGCCAGGTTGAGCTCTGTGTAGAAAGACGAGGTGTCCACGTCCAGATACAGAGGCATAGACTGGGACTCTGCACAGCTGAGTACAAATCAATATGAAAGGGATAAGAAAGTGATCACCAAGCACACTTTACCCATCTCTCTGTATCTGGTGTAGAATTATCAGCCTGCCATAACTATTGGGAAAAACTCCCCAAGAATATACACGAGGGTTCCACCAATACTTGAATAATGTTTATCATATACCTGAATGGTTGCATGTTCTGATTGGTGACAGTGTCACACCAGGAGGACAGGCCCAGCGACAGGATGACACTGGCGCCCCCAGACAGGAAGAGCAAGCACACGCTCAGCAGCACCGTCAGGAAGGATGAAAACAGGGTGCTAAGAGGAGACACGTGTGGCAGACGGCTTAAAAAAATAGAGTTAATGCTACAAGTGCTTGTTAATCAGCAAGTCAGCCCTTTTTCTCTTGTTTATGATTCGGTTTGACTTTCATTTTTAGTTTCAACTTTATTGGGCCATCATGAGGTGCAAAATGAAACATTGACaaagaataaatacatttactgtTACAAAAAACCTCTTACTTAAATACTTTTAAAAGTACACTGCAAATCCCTTGAATTAAGAACATTACTAATGtggaaatagaaaatatttacaAGCCTTTATGTAATTGTTACATCACTGTGCAGCTGTTGAGGGTGGCCCTATTTTAATTACATTATAATGCAGGAGGAGCATAAACTATTAGGTTAGGTTGGCATTACAgggcattaaaatgcagagagTATAggtaaaaataacattttatatCTCTACAGAGTGGGCCCACCACACTATAATTCTTATATTTTAACATTGTGTACACTATAAATCTTCAGCATCTTCATATGGCAGAATAGAACTGCACTTTTTGTCACATTCTGCGTAATCTGTTTTAGCGCATTGCttcagctaaataaataaataaatgaagagatTTAGGTCAGTCATTTCCAGATGTGTGTCAAGACTCACTCGTCATGGCGCCCGTGCAGATAGAAGAGGCACCTCCATCCCTGCGCAGCGCCGTAGAGCACCGTGAAAATACCGACAAATGTGGCGAACTGACAGGCTGCCGGGGGCCCCCACTGCTGCACCACCAAGTGAGAGACGTCTGCGGACGGGCCGGTCGACCCGGCCGGGTCATCTACTCTCCAGTACCCGGTAGAGAAGAGTGCGCATCGGCCTTTGAACGCAGAGCCATTGAGAGCCATGGGGACGACCACGAGTAGACCCGCCACCACCGAGAGGGCGTGAGCCGTACAGTGAGCCAGTAACAACCGCCGGTCCAGCTCCATGCTTCAGGCGTGAGTGGGGTCCCGATGTCTAATCAAAAGTTCTATAACGTCAGCACATCCCCGTTCATCCCCAGATCACGGTCACCGGGCGGATGGATATTTTAAGATCGCTGGGTGGGGCGCGGCTGTCTGGGCGTTACACAACGCCCCTCTGGAATGATCCACAAacgagaggaggcagaggagctcTCACTCCAGCACAAATCCCGGTCATCAGAGCGTCAAACCCCCTCAAACAGCACGCATGTTCAACATCCTTTGTAACTACGAGATATGCTCCTACTTCCAGTTTTGAATTCGTTAAGGATTTTGATTTACACGTTTTCATAATTGTAGGCGCAATCAATTTATACCAATACCTTTATTTGTTGTACGTGCAAAACGTGCAGTATGTGGCGATGGGCCCGAGTGACTCATCCTCTTAAATAAGCGATCACCGGTTGATAATAATTCCTGTAGTAGTGACGTAGTAGTTCGTCACCAAAGCAAAACGATTAATAAAAATAGGATCTGACCATGGACAACGGGCTGAATGAAATACGTAAATAGGACAATTTACTTCACGATTTTACTGATTCATAGATaataaaacatgattaaaaaagAGACTTGTCAATAATGTGAAGTATAAAAAAAGCCTTACCGCcaccaaaaaaataataatataatttaACTGAGAACAAAGCACTGGGAGTGCGTGGACTATTTATAAGGTAATAGTCAGAACCCAAAATCACTGTGGCTCATAGGCCAACAAGCAAAACACCATTAAATCCCCTGACCTGAACTCTCATTATATAGAGTGATCATGAACATTTAGCACAAACCTGGAATGAATCAATTCAAATGGCAGTGAAACGATTCCAGAAACGTGGAACCCCTGGCACAGCAGAATGTTTTTAATACCACTCCTCCCTTTCTAGTGCTCCCAGTCTCCCTGTATAAAGCAACACCAGGAGGGTCCTGGATGCACCTCACATGCCGCCTTTGGATGTGCCAGATGTGCTTCATCCTGAGAGTGTCAAGAAGAGGAACCCCCAGTGCATCATTCCCCTTGCCACTCATGAGCTCCGTCAGCAGCTGATCAAGGAGTTGGACGGATGTCTCCTCTCCACGGGTCCGTCTCCTGCAGTGCAGTGCAAGCTCGTCTTGAGTGATGTCTTTGTCCAACTCCTGGTCAGAGAGAGTGGGCCAGCCCTCCTGCAATGGTTGTGACCTCTTGGCCCTTCTGAGCTCCGCCACATCTGTTATATCCCACTCGAAAATGCAGGCTGACATGCGTGCCATGAAAGTGGGGTACGGCTGATGTGCCAAATGTCTAGACGGACAATCAAATTTGACCACCGCCTAAATTGGCCTTGATCTTGTTCTCGCCCACCTCTTTGCCGTTGTCCACATAAAGGAGGATCCACACCTGCGCTCTGGTACCTGAGGAAGTCATGTTGGTTCATTTCGTTTTTTTATTCTGAATCCATCCATAatgtcactttcatttttgcaaTTCTGGTAAGCAGTTTATAACATGTGCTTTTAAATAGCTCATAGTTCATCGGTATTGTCATTATTACCTGTCCATCAGGCCTGCAGCCATAAGATCCAATGCTGGACCCTCACTGGCTGTTAGGACACTAATGAGTACCTGACCCATTTTGTTTTCCCCACAGAAGTCAGCCACCGGGCAGTGCCCTTGGCAGGTCCACTGAGCTTCTTGGTGATCTGAAAATTCAAAAACCGTCAGAACATTTATGTAAAGATTGAGTGTATATTATTTGGAAGATTAGAGCTATTCAAATTCTAACCGTCTTAGTtgagtccatttttaaaatgcatccatAGACTGAAGTTATCTTAGCCTCAATATCCTCCAGCCTGTTCAGGATATCGTGACTGTACACAACAAGGAGCCACTTATAGCTAACACCGCTGATACTGGGGGCTCCTGGAAATGTGGTTGCAGCAGTCTAGAGGCATCCATGAAAGCTGCACAATGTGACTCTGATGTCACAGGCAtatctttaaaaaggaaaaaaattattctctctttctccaaacTACATTTtgatgtgtaaatatgtgtagTGAGTGCATATGTATGTATTTGTGTTGTGTACCTGCGTGTCAGGATGACCCTAAACTCTGAGCGGTGttccaggtccagctgctggagaattGCCTGCATATCAGGGTCTCTGTGACCAAGTTGTAATAGCGGTCAATATCAAGGACCTGGCGCACTCTCCTGTGAAGACCACCGCTGGCCTGTGGATGCCCATTACATGCTGGCTTTAAGCAGAGCAGCCGTACGGCAAAGGGGTTGGAGCCTGGTGGTACACCAGAGATGGCTGTGGAGGGTAATACCACAGCTGAAGCTGGTCACGCAACTCCAACTTTCCACCTGAACCAACCCTGAACAAAGCTGATGACACCCACTTGTGGTCCTGCTGTGGCATTGTCTTTGGCCACAGCagtgggagagcagcagaatgcTCTGGCTGAAAGGGGTTCTGTTAAAGTTCAGAAAAACAAGGAGACCTGCCTTTTAAGACCCATGTTTAAGGCAAAACAAAAGTATCATCACTTTTATCTATTGATGTTGACTGTTTTTACCAGGTTGCTCACAACAGTATGATCCGTCACAGTATGATCCGTCACAGGCTGAGCAGGTGCTGGTGGCTGCACACATGGTGGTAATGGGGGAGCAAGGAAGGTGTCTGGGGATGCGGAAACAGTTGGACGAGATGGGGAAGGTTGATgaggctgctttggcaatgGGACAGGATCAGGAGATGGGTAGATGGCTGAAGCTGCCCCAGGACCCTCATGTCCCGATGCCGTCACTGGTACCTATGGGGTTATATAGATGTGACATGTTATTGTACATGTTTTATTTGCCACTGTCATACATTTGTATGTACATGCCAAACTTCATAATATGTTCTTATATTCACCTGGGAAGGTTTTCTGGAAACGTTCAGGTTTGGCTTTGCAGCTCTCACGTTTTCCACCAAACCTTGATCTTTCAAACTTAAAATAACATATATCAAACTCATAAAGCATATATCAAAATCAAAAGCCTTGGAAATTAGAGGCAAAGCGTTGCATCACTATGTCATAAGATGTTTTTATGCTTGAAGAACATTTGGAGTAAGTAACTTTGACTAGAAATTAATATCAGTATGTTAAATTTAccattgaaatatttatccTCGACCTTATTGGAGCAGTGGAGACATCAGTAGAGCTGACTGGACttctctggaggaggaagagtgactGATGTGTCACCTGCATGGGTTGTTTCTGGAACAACAGAGGGTATCTGAAAAATACAGCACATCCAATGAGTCAGTCAGGCATACGTATGTTAGACTGAATTAAATAATTGCAAGAAAATGATTTGGAGGCTTCATTTACCACAGAGAACGAGTGTGCAGGACGTGACACTGGCGAATCACCAGTGGATGCAGACGTGCTCTGGCCAACAATGCAtgttgaggcagcagcagcagcaggaagctgaagagtCGCAGAAACCATCAAGAAATCATCATTTGCCCAGTACGAGCACATGTAAATTAAATGATCAAAAGAGTGTGAAATTAATACTGCGACTACTATTAACACTAATTCATATCAACAATTGTCTTTAATGGATGGTAATTATCATCAAACAGTTATTTTATTGAGACTTCACCACTGTGCTTGATTAGTGCCGTTAGTGCCTGTGGGATCTGTattttaaagcaataaactACGTTAGGGTGTTTTGGTTAGTTGAAGATTACAAAACCCAGAATAATATTACCTCCTGATACATGTAATGCCATTCTCCAGGTGAGGAACAGACCATTTATCTTCATGACCCACTGACAGAGCCCAGCCGATCCAGGTTGAAGTTAAGCCAATGTTTTTAATATGAAATCAAACAGTACAGTCCTCCCAGAAAATCACACACAACCAAAATAAAGTTGAATGTGTCAATATTTGCAGTCTTTCCTTTTAATTGTAGTCACCTTGTGAGTGTGAACGCTGCAATTGCCCCCCTGTGGCTCTCTCACCAGGGTCCTTTGAcccctcagctgcagagggcacttttctatctgtaacaacaaaaaaatcttactcttgtttcacatgacataatagctgactaataaatgtgtaaacaccctACTGAATGTAACAGTTCACCGTGTTAAGTTCTTCCGAGGGatttttatcctgctaatagttataaatctagatagattatatcctttctgtctatacctgagggaaaaatgtagtctgctatctgaaatgattaatgtaagtcGTTTTTGGTTGGTCGTTTCACCtgagtgtaaaggtcatgccatttcttttgtctgggccttgtgaggttttttttttggtagacattttctgtcatgttataacaaaacataacataatgttataacataacaagtaatcagaaacgaCGCACTCCAGCGTACttctgccaaagaaaacaagcaatttcatcggcagaaaaaaatacaaccagctaaagctccggcagcaactgcacaaactttattgcaaaactcccgatgatcaagttacattagcgttacaaatgcctgacatgacttggacatattgcattaagcatttacggtgatattttatgtgaaatgaaaaaaaaaaacttaacgAATAACAGACCGCAAAttgcgcacgtaccttgtcaaaatccacggagatgtccggaataaacagcgggcagacttttaaataataaatcaactctaggatcgattggcttttccaaagattgagaccgcagtttaatttaaggcgggacgtcgaaagattgaatcgcgtatatgattggctgttgaaagattgaatcgcgcacaTGATTGGCGCATGGCTCAGCCCTCGCACAGGCTCGAGCCCTCCCTTCCCTCGCACAGGCTCGAGCCCTCCCTTCCCTCGCTtcctgttgaaagattgaatcgcgcacaTGATTGGCTGTTAAAAGATTGGCTCAGCCCTCGCACAGGCTCGAGCCCTCCCTCGCTCAGGCTTGAAAGCCTCGCACAGCGCCATGAGAGCTCGCACAGCTTGGCTTATACAGCTTTTGGCGAAACCTCGCACTGTTCCACATTGGACTTGATGCTACTCCATTTATCAACTGTGAGTCTCTGAGATGATTAATATCAAACTAGACGGTGTAATTTACCACTTATGAACCGTGGTTATGTTAAATCTGTATTAATTAGTTGCTTTGATGGTTTGGATTCCATCCCAAAGGAAGGATGTCCGTCATTTCTTACTCATAATTTTGAAAACATaaaagatgtgttttattttgattcaCTTTGTGGCTGTGTATTTAGTATCTATCTTTGATACCATTACAACATGACTATTTGGTGAGTCAATATCACTATAAAGTGTCTTTGGGGTCGGTTTTCTTGTCACAAGTTAATTGATAAAACAAGTCATTTTGTTTATGTATATTCCATTTTCATAATAATATTGAACTTGCAGAGTATTTGCACCTATGTTTCGTAATTGTCATCATATTAGGTGTGTAGTTAGATGTTGCCAAACTTAACTTGTCCATTCTGTCACAGTGAAATATCAGTTGGTATACATGTCTTCATACCGCGTCTTTCCGCTTTTATAGCTGTAGCTCCATTCTGGCCTGTACCACTACACCAGCTACCCCTATTTCTACTTTCATATTGGAACGGTCCTAGTCGGCCCGCCCATATGAGCGGTCACATGGTGCACACAGTAAATAAAAGTCCGCCCCTGAATCCAGAGCTTTTGGGCTACATTTTTAACTTTGAATGGTGTTTCTAGTTAGATGGGGCTacgagaaaacaaaacacatctccACCACATCCTCACTTCCTCTACATCCGTTTAGTTGATCACGGACACAATAggcagacatggggggggggggggaccttaTGGTGATATTGACTCTGGTATCTTTGCCCATCCCTGGTGGTAAATAACAAAGAAATGATGTGCAGGTATttctaaaaaaacatttttgaccCCAAGGTCAACCGACTCCAGTGATGCCTGTGGAGCCCAACTGGAACCaccaacatgaggtgagaccaACCAGAGTCagattaaagtgtgtttttactcTCTGATCTGTATGTTATATTGAAGAAACAGGTCTGTTTGTTGTTGGGAATTTACTGCACATTACATAATCTTGTTTCGACCAACCTCAGTTTTctctcccatccatccacccacccacccaccatccatctatctatctatctacccatccatctatccatccacccatccatccatccatccatcatccatccatccatccatccccccatccatccatccatccatgataTACACTGATCTATTGAATAGAGAGGGTGGAAAgttctgtttatttgttttgcacATGGTCCTTATTTGGAAAATGTTCTCTTCAAGTCTGAGCAGAAACCAGCAGGTTCCTCTGTGTCCATCATGAGGAGCAGCTCTATGAGGATCTTCGCTGACTTCAACCAACCAGAGTCCAGGTAGGTAAACCAAGTTTGACtactttgtgtgttttactaaCTGGCTCAATCGACAGGGACCTGGAAATGATAACACACTGTCACACTACCAAATATAATCAACTCTAAATCACCAGTTGGAAGCTGATCCAGAATTGGATTAGACGATGTACTAGACGATTTGCTTTGTAATTCTACACTTTTGGTTTGTATTGTACGAGAGCACCTGAGAAACAACAGTGAATACAAACACGTCTGAATTCCACAGAGAGGTGGAATCAGTTGTGTTAGACTGATTCAACCTGACTGagctaagaaaagaaaagggaagtcTTAATGGAAGAAAGTGTTGAAGCCTGAGACATTCATGTCAACATTAAATCACATCCAAACTGGACCAGTGGGAACTCTCAAATGGCAAATGAAACTCACAAGATTTTTTTATCCTGTTGCAGCTTCTCAGTGACCTTCGTGacttcaaaaagaaagaaatgattcGATTCAAGATCTGCTCGGTTCTTGGGGGTCACACAGCAAATTCTGGAGATGAGCCTGGAAACCTCAAGATGTAGATGCTAAAGCCTGAAATGTTTATTGGGCTGAATGGCCCATTTATACCATAGAGGCTTTCCCGTGTTTgctgttttaaatttaaagaatggcaaaaaataaaactggcATTGTAACTTTAACACTTCAGTCTCAAGTGACG
This genomic stretch from Takifugu flavidus isolate HTHZ2018 chromosome 9, ASM371156v2, whole genome shotgun sequence harbors:
- the zgc:153018 gene encoding transmembrane protein 179-like — protein: MELDRRLLLAHCTAHALSVVAGLLVVVPMALNGSAFKGRCALFSTGYWRVDDPAGSTGPSADVSHLVVQQWGPPAACQFATFVGIFTVLYGAAQGWRCLFYLHGRHDDTLFSSFLTVLLSVCLLFLSGGASVILSLGLSSWCDTVTNQNMQPFSCAESQSMPLYLDVDTSSFYTELNLAQASLWSVTALWLAQSILAFLRLYHSHSQHISRPCRPREKELLLGHSPSESTSPSPPPATPTVLV